TGGAACGTTCAGAGTTATGAGACAGTTAAGCGCTCGGTAAACAATGCTCTGATTGAAAACCGGCCCGACATCTTGCGTGTCTCTAATTATGAGTTATTACTGTGGACATTTTATTGTCAACAGTGATAAAAAATTCCAACAAGGTcttaaaacatgtaaaaaaaatatatatatatatattaaacataAGTTTGTGAGCTGTAACTATTAGTATGctcacattttaattataaatatttcagtgtGGGATAATCTCACAATAATTAGATTCTTCTATttatatgtgtatttatttataaaatttATTTCACTGCTCAGATTTTAATATTTAGTTGTGTTGAAaggtttttattacatttatactGACAATAAATTTTGTTTAATAGTGAGGGCCAATATTTGAAATGCCTCTGTcctgtttagtttagtttagtttggtTCTCACATATTTCTGGAAGAAACATTTGCTCAGAATAAATGACATTGTAATCATTGTAAATGACACAGTAAGCAAAGCTCCCCTGCATTATAGATACTATAAAATAGTTACTCAAATAATCTGTAAAGGAAGTAATTTCAAACCAATGATTACATTATTAAAGAAAAATTAAGAGTTCACGCTCAAGTCAGAAAGTCTTCTataatattgtatttttcatttcaccCTAAATCCTCTGTGCTCCTGATAAAAACATCTATTACAGTCTTACGTCAATGATATCCATATGACAAGCTGCTTTTTATCTTCAATGCATCACTTTAAAGGCAaagtcaaaaatatattttataaagaGTTTTTTCCTGCACACTTGTGGGCAGGGTTTCGTGGGCAGCACTGCCTCTAAAGGTAGCAATGAGAACTACAGCCCAGTCAGGATTTGTGTTAAAATGTATGCTGTTAAgtaatttttttaaaagatgttCCAGTTTAaagaagatttttttaaatgcacacttTCCAGAACAactgttaatttttttaaactagtgtcaaatatatattttctcctaaatatgcaataaataagatccataaaaaaaagcagcagctgctctctcaCACATTAAAAACCAACAAgcagaataaacacaaaaagcaaaagTCTTGATTCACATAAGTGATTTGAAATGTGTCTCTTTCCAGTGAATGAATTGCAGCTCTGAGGTTTAATTGCTTTTTCATGATCCAGCAATCCGGCAGGAAAATGCAGCGTAAAAAAGCCCAATTAGAGTCTTTTCACTTTGTGCTGGAGACAGCAGGGTTCAGGCTGATTGTCTTTCTCTGCAAGTTGCTCTGCTCCAGAAGGTGATACTGGGTTGGACCCCTGTTACCCTCCGAGCCTTCTGTTAAATTTGGCAGAAAAAACACCGGAGCTTAAGGAAGAACAAAAGGCGCGGCAGTTTTACCATAGAACCAGAAAAAGAATCCCCGAAGAATGGATTAATTTCATCTAATCGAGGAGACCCATTCCATGAGAGCTATTGGAGGATGCAGGAAGCGGCTCTCCTCTTTATTAAATTTCACAAAACGGTTTGGAAGTTCTTCAGTGTGTTTCTCTATACAGCAGATGCTCTGCATTAATTGGTCTATAAGGGCCTGACCTCTGGTTCTGTGCAAGGGCTTTAAGAGgcatatttattatttgctaTAACCTGCTGTACATGATTAGTACACACAAGAGGCATATTTGATGATATTTTACAGTTCTTAATGTTGCGTGTGCTTCAGGGAGAGGATTTACGAGGCTATGTTTGACAGCAGGTGAGTCTTAAACACCATTCATCAGTGGCCGCTCGCTCCCCTCATCCGGCCACAGCCATGAGTGATGGGCCTGTCTTTTGCATGAATGTTTAGCACAGTGAAAAGCCATATGCCACTGGCACTGACTCCTGCCCACCTCCTCCTACTGTAGCGTTAGGAGCAGAGTCAGAGAGAATGGCATCACAAAAGAGACTCATTCCAGGAGGATAAGACTACagaaagggaagagaaaaaTGCATGCACCAGTCGTGCCCTGAACTCATCTCATCCGCCTTCATGGCCCTGCACCGACAAGAAAACTTTCATTTCAGTCATTAAACCAGAGAAAGAGTCCCTGTTGTCGCTTTGCAACATGTCTAATCATACAAAGCGAACTAACATTAACAGGGGCGGAGATGTATTTTTAATAAGAGAAGCCGTGGTGGGAGGTGATAGGGGAAGCGGTGCTGGGCTGTTCCATCTGTCCCAAGCAGCCTCTCTCTCAGCGCTGCTGGCGCCTCCTCGTGAGAGAAGCACAGCTGTTCCCGAAAACCCTACTGTCCAGAAAAGGGCTCGcactcctccctccctgcagccctCTGCCTCTCCGCCCAGACGCCCCTGCAAGAGGGATGAAACGAACCAGCGAGCCCAGCCATTGTGCAGTCAGCCTGCAAGTCTGCAATTTCAAACCTCTTTAGATCATTTTTCATGCTCGCCagaaatgaataatgcacatattAACTGCTGCCAGTTAATACATTTCCGTCTCACTGCACTATATTTTTCAACAAGATTCTGGCTGCTTCATTTTTGTTTAGCAAAATAGCCTCAGAAGGTTCCTGCTGCAAATTAttccagccccccaccccctttcatCATTTCCTTTACTTAAGAACTGATCAAATCATAAATCGGCTTAGATTTTCAACTGCTGCACGCAAAACGCCACCGAGTATATTAGCCAGCTTTTTACATCCGTGATCTTTCAGAGCTTTTCTCAGCTGACGATAATACACAACAGCATTTTTCGCAAGAGTGCATCCTCAACATTCGGCCCCCGGGGCACCGCTACACAGAGACAGAATCAATCTTGGGGAACTTCCAGGCTTTGTAAGGGAGCCAAATTGGCAAATTATGTCCATTATATCAGTTGGGCAAAGCCCTGGCGAGCATCTGGCCACACTGGACATTTTATAGCCCATCTCTAACTATTAATCATTGGCTGCGACATCACGGACTCTCAAGAGGGCGCCTTGATGCTCCATTACAGCGAGTGCCACTGAAAATACCGTGGCACGGCGATCCGCCGTTCTCAATGCCCACTGACAGTAGCCCTCCTTAAAATGACAGAGTGCATCCAAGCCAGACTGACAGAGCGATGTTGGGGAAGCGCTGTGACAGgccgggggtggtggtggtggtggtggggtgggggggtccttTGAAAATGCCACGTTGCCCCAGTGGTCTACAGTGTTGTAGTGCACTGGTAGTATCCGTTCTGAGGTCATGCCATGTAATATGATCTAGATGAAGCGGACAGGGTGGATCCCTCTCCGGGAcgagtgcagggggggggggggggggggcgtcagacAAGCTGCTCCTCTTATAAGGGCTGCCATTCTGATGATCACTCAGTCAGCCTCACCTCTGGGGCCCACAGTCATAAGAAACAGAGGGACTGGCAGGCTGGGATGGTGGGAAGCGCTGCCGAGTCACATGAGCTGTATTTACATCAATTAGACAGGCAAGATGGAGGTGGCCATCAGAACCCGTTAGGATTGTTgtgggtagggggggggggggggggggcaggaagggaGGGCCAAGCGAGGGTCCTACAAAGGCCCCAGCGGACACATCACAGGACTGGCCTTGATCACATCCTGTCACATTGATGCGAACCCACTCAAAGCCACTCTTACAGATGTGCAGTACGTTTGTGATGGCGTGTGTGGCTGCGTGCACATAAAGGCACCACGACGCACAATAAATCACGACGGAGATGTAATCTCAGCGAATTGTTCTTTTGTTGCCGTCACTGTTATCAAATGCGAAAGGCACACCTGACGTTCCAATTAGGGCTCTTCTTCTGAATATGATGCAACAAAAGaaagattgttgttgttgttttttcacaaGTTTGTTGAAATTAGTATTACAGATTTTTGGCTGTGAAGAATCAGACAAGATTCTCCAGCATCCGCCGATTACTGTGATCCAAACTAATCGCTGTGATTAATAGAACACAATAAAGAGCCCCTGCTGGGAGTGGATTTCATTATCATTGTGACGGAGCTTCTGAGCAGGTAAAAGGTGAAGCGTGAAAACCCACAGAACAAGGAGAGGACTTCACAAAGCGGCACAATCCCATCTTTTATTAATGCCACTCACCAGGACAGCAGGTTTTTGTCAGTCAGAATGGATAATGAAGATGTTGGCGGGTCTGGTAGAGCCATCCCTTTAATACTCACATATTTTATGATAATGAAAGGTATTCAAAGAATGATTATGATAAAATTGTGCTCCCCTACTGATGTGCCAGCGCAGCTGTGCAGCTAGACGGCCGGCTGCAGGCACCCAATGAAAGGATCACACAGCAAGCAAAGAAAGGAGCCGTGAGTGCATAAAGCGAATACGTGACGGCCTTGTAGCCGCCCGTAAATCGGCAGCActgtataacaaaaaaaaaatcatatgaGGGAAAAGCTTTCAGTCTGGAATGTCGCTATCGAGAACTTTTTGATCTGCATTCGCTCCGTAGCATGCAACCCTTCCACCATCCTGTCCCCAACACGAATCTAGACTTGTTGAGACAGGTTTCATTTTTAACTAAACAAGACTGGAGAGTGTCCTGTGCACTTGTGCAGCCTATTTATTATGGTTTCAGACATATCTAccagtctttgcatcaaagcaaagcagttGAGCAACACGGAAATTTCATCAAATAAGTTGCATATTTCGGAGGTCGTGCACAGCGGACATGGACGGTCGTGTGTGCCTTCGCACCCCCTGAGGTGTGTATCAGTAACATCTTCCCAGCATCAAAGCATCAACTGCTGCATTGTAATGTATGTGTAAACAAACTTAGCAGCCCCTAAAGCAAAGCCATACCAGTCGGCCAGAGCTTCAAAAGTTCCCTGCAAGCTGTAGGAAGCAGGTGAAAAAATAGAAGGCCGCTGAACTTTGACACCTAGTGCACAGTTGCTGACTGATGTTTCGCGCCGGGGTCGCCCTTTCCTTCAGCAGTGTGCATGAGGGGAGCAGgcttgtgtgtgagcgtgcatgcGTAGTCCCCCAGGGGGGCCATCCCAGCCTCCCTTTGAAAGCTCTGTGCTATGGAGCTGTTTTCATGCAGCACCGGCCAAGGGTTTCCTGTCTCAGCTGACCTCGCCTGTCCTCGAGGACACTTCAGAAACACTATGCAGCACACGCACCTTTCTCCCATTAACTACAGAGGCTTTGAGGAGCGGTGAGGCAGAGGGGGCTTTAACCTCAGCATGCCATCCCAACTCAGGAACTGAAGCGATGGGCATTACAAACAAACACGATAATGACGCTAGCCCAACAGCGGTCAGCAGTGACGGCGGTCGGAGCTCTCAGGAACAGAGCGCCGTGCTTTTCCCGTTTAAACAACAACTACGCCGAGGCCATGAGCAGGCTAAGGAATTTGGCCCAAGAAAGCTTTAGAGAAAAGGAACATTTGGGAATCCGGAAAAGGTCCAAATTAAACACACAGTTTTCAACAGATCCTCCGGAGCTGCACACGCATGGTGTTCTCCATGCAGCTGCCACAACACAGGGTCAGGGATGAAAAGAAGATGGGGTTCACCCTGAATACGTTCCACATGGGCTAAGTAGCACAGCCGTGTCACACAGCACACCTGCCCCAGACACATCTCAAACCCATGAAACTGAATTAGATACCAACACAAACAACCCCATGTATGAACGCGATGCAAAACCAGTTTATTCCTCTCAAAGAACTGAACTGGAGCCTGATACACAGATCGTGGTCTTTATTTCCAACTGGTACGAAGCCAAGATTAAggacacaaaataaaagggGGGAAACGTTCAACCGCACACAGGGGTCCCCAGTGGGCTGCTTTCAGGGTGTGGAGTGTTTAAGCTGGTCCAGTTTGCGTAGCAGCATGTTGTAGTTGTCTCTGGTCCCAGGAGCTTCGGGGTCCAACTTAACAGACAGCTCATAGTGCTTCTTTGCCAGCTCAAGTTTTCCCCAGCGGTGATACAGCACAgctgagacaaacacagaaatgctgcttaagctgaggaggagagaacaATCCAATTCTGTTCAGTCAGAGCATTCCGTCCaggtgacgggggggggcatcacgctgCTAGCATGCAAATTACTGTTGGAGCTTTTTGAGAATGTCTGAACTACGTAAAATGTGTGATACAACCAATGATGCATTGGCTTACCTAAATTGCCATGGCAACTAGCTGCATTTGGGTTGAGCCGAAGAGCGTGGAGGAAGAAGCCTTCCGACTCCTGGGGACCAAAAAGTAAAACCAGTGAATTAGAAATGTAGCTCCTCCTGACTTGTAGAACCCCTGCAAGGGATCAAACCACGAGCGTCAATAAAGATGCTATTAGCGGGTTAAATATTTGTCCTGTACCAACTGACCTTGTATTTCTGTAGTTTCCCCAGGACATTAGCCAATGAAAACATGATAGTGTGGTCGTTCGGAAGGAGCCTCAGAGCCTCTCGGCCAATCAACTCTGCTTGATCCAAGTTACCTCAAAGACAGAGGAAAAACATTGTAATTTCAAGGGATAAAACACATAGAAACACACGGTAACCAACATATAGGCACTTAAAATGTGAGTGTCCGTCCGTTCACAGCACATATCCATATATATAACTGGAACAGCAGAGACGGATTTCTTGCTTTATTTGTCAGCAGTGTCTAGAGCTGAGttttttcctctccacacatgaaGGAGTGGTTTAGTCTCCAAATTAAGGTTGAAAACAAGGCCCACTGGGTTATTGATCCCCGTCACAGACCCATCTGATGTCTGGCcagaaatggagagagagacagacagcagaagaggcagacagagacaatgCCAGTCATGTCCCTCAGTCATGGCCAGCGTCCTTCAGACACAGCTTGCCAACATGTGACTAAGTGTGTGACCATGACTGGGTGCATCTGCTTGAATCTAGACTTATTCTGCCTTTTGTTTGTgtaatgatcaaaataaaagaggggGAGTGTACTTCAAAGAGAAAGGAATATTCCCAAATCCTtgctgtttgaaaatgacaCCTATTGTTCTTCTTTCCTCTCTATtttgtttgctggggcagctgGGGAGAGGGGTAGAATCATTTCTGTCAGATTTGGGGGAACAAAtgcggtggtggtgggggggttgtgCTATTCTGGCTGTGCTTGCCCATGTTTGATCAGGAACATACTGGGCCCTGATTGGACAGTTCCAGCACCCTCCTGGGAGACTCCGCCCCCACGGGAGCAGCTTCTGACAAAACGGCCCGAGCTTTTTGGAAATCAGAGCATTCTCCACACGGCAGGGAAGAGTGCCTTCAAAACTCACAACACAAAGCTTTAATACATAAATTTCAGGCATTACTGATTCCTGCTCTTCCGGTCTAATCTTGTTGGCCATTTAGATTTCCTGCCTTTCCAAAACAACAATGCTGCATTTCTCAAGCTGCACCCAGAACACAGCGTTCTCCCAAAGTAGAGTAACCCATATTAATACTAAAACAACAAGAACtaaacataaataacaacaatatgttattaattattattattatattatgaataataaataatatttttatgatgGAAAAACTGCAATCCCGTTTTGAGTGAAAGTACTTTTTATTTGGACTTATGCACTAGCACTTTGTTCtgaatactgtgtgtgtgtgtgtgtgtgtgctgttgataCCAGTGTTGTCCAGCAGAATGACCATGTTGTTCCAAGCCAGGCTGTGCTCAGGTTTTAGCATAGTCGCGTTCCTCCAGGCGTTCAGGGCATCAATGTGTCTGTTCTGGTCAGCATACTATTATGATTCCAATAAAGATATAGGGTcagacttattttttttaacgccTTAATCTTTAGCAATCATTCCCCGATAGAAGTTGCATGTTGTTATGTttcatgctcttttttttaatttttatttcatgaagTTACAGTGCATCGGAATTGTGAAACTCACTATAACTTCCATTTGTGTTAAAGGAGAGCGTCtgcctcattaaaaaaaaaaagcagcaccggcttttataaaaaaaaacaaaaaaaactgtgttTACGCTCCGGAGTCTCACCAAGCGTCCTAGATTATAGTAGCAGTCGGGGTATTTTTTCCTGAAGCGGATGCCATTCCAGTAGCTGTGCTCTGCTTCCTCAAACTTCTGCAGGCTGTTCTGAACTATGCCCAGATTCATCCAAGCTGCAGCAAAGTCGGGCCTGCACAGATGAAAAAATACTCTCAGATAAAGTAAGAAACCAGTGGAGACATTAGGTTCTGGAAGCTGCCCGAGTGTCTCCGAGCTGAACAACATACTGAATAGAAACGGCTTTAGACAACAGCTGCTCTGCCTCGATGAGTTCATTCCTCTCCTTCAGGATATTTCCCAGGTTGTTCATAGCATGCACGTAGCTTGGATGTAGCCTGGAAGAAACGTACAGTTAAATCAGCTGCATGCCGTTCAACCAGCAGATATGAAGAGCAGATGTACCTGACTGCCTCTCTGTAATATCCGATAGCAGCCGTGGCGTTTCCCCGGTCAGCCAGGTTCTTACCTACATTATAATGGACCTGAGGAATGAGCCATTAGCACATTAGACACCAGAGAGCTTTACTTCCCACATGTAACAGACGTATTCCCGACACAGACACAGGCAAATACACAACGCAGTGACATTTACCTTTGCATTGagcgggcagacagacagagcgcTGGTGAAGAGTCTTTGCTCCGACTGCCACTGGTTACTGCGGAGCGCACAGCGAGCTACGTATACAGACAAAAGTGCAAGCGCAGACACACGCAGCAGGTTCTggaagggaggaagatgaaaatTACATTGAATAAGCCCCTTAGGCTTAAAAAAATTATTAGCAGTAACTCAGAGTTAAGACCATGCAAATATCTGTGTCTGTGCCACACATGGACACGACCTGCTGCTGTCATCAGCTCACAGGCGAGTCTGTCATTAGTCATCATTTCTCCTGCCTGACCCCGCCCTGCAACACCGAGCCacaggaaccagtccagtgtgaCTGGTTTCTCATAGAAATAAAGGTTACCAGATTGAATCCTTGCCCAAAAGTCAGGGTTCAGTCATTTTCAATGATGTTTAGACTATTAGACTATTCATTTTTAACAGGGAGGAtgctcctcacccccccccccccccccccccccgcacccaaAATACCAACACACCCCCAAGCTTAGTCTGAGGTGTGTTTTCAGATGCACAGATGATTCCAAGTGATCCCAGCCCCCCCTGAAATCACCTCCTGCTCTTTAGGCGTGATGTGTCCCTACCCTGTGATCTGACCAGCGGCAGCAGCAATGTCCCAAGGAGTAGGCCAGCAGTAGGCAGTAGCCAGCCGAAGACAGGTACAGCACTCTTTCAGCAATGACAAAGCCCACCCGGAAAAAGATGTTGCAAGCCGGCAGAAAGGGAACGACCAGCAGCACCAGGCCCAAGGTCAGAGTCCTGACAGGGAGGAGAAGAAATCAGAGAATGCTTCCGGATAAAACGCTGATAATGGACAGTTTTACACTGAATGGTCACTTGTGAAATATAGTCTCAATAAACCAGTCACAGAAAACATCCAGACCATTGAAAACCTTCCCTGTGAACCACATTCACACAGTCCGTCTCCTTAACCAACCGAGTATGTCGGAACTCAATTGAGACATGGTGCTCTGGTCACACTGCAGTGAATAGGATAGCATGTTCATAATAAAAGGAAAGTCAAGGGAGGCCAGCAGCTCATCTGCAGCGAGTGGGAAACGGCTGGGCTTGCTTACCTCCTTCTCTGGCTGTCCTGCGAACATAAGGCTTGGCTTATCAAGCCTATCAGGATGCACCAGAGCAGCAACAGCCACACCATCCTCCAATCAGTGGCTGACTTAATGAGAGGCACACAGCCCATGGACCAATCAAAACACAGCCACCAGggacacagcagcagccaggCATTCAGAGAGTAGTAGTAATTATAGTTCACTATCTGCCAATCAACAAGGAACAGGGCGGCCACAGAATGGAAGAGAGTGGAAGATAGGGGAAGAAAAccatttcagaatcagaatcaaacgCAAATTCAGTATTTGATGACTGCGATATTACACAAGTGGAATATATATGTTGCATCTCACATTAAATAGCCTACAAATTAGCATCTCACTCACTCgaagaaatatgttttcttcAAAAGAGGCAGGGTTGTCCACTTCCGTGAATGCCGGTGGTCCTGTTCCCATGATCCTCCACCGTGCATAGAGCATTGACATTCCTCCAAGGCCCATTAGAGCTAATCGCGTAGGCAAACCTGTCTGCAAAATCTCACTCGTCTGTCCAAAAATACACGACAAATAAAGAAACAGGTTTATTAGTTGCTTGCAAGCACTCTTGCAAGTGGACTAAAATGTACATtgctttaaatataaaacattacGTGATGTGACAGTAATCATACAAGGGAGTACATAATTTATGACAGAAAAAGGGAGGGGTGGGGATATTAATTGTAACTTACATTGAGTGGGTTTTTCCTAAGGAGTAGCCTCTGGCTGAGTTCATACACATTAACATTACAGATCAGGAGGACATCAAAGGCTGCATTCATACCCTGAAGGAAAATACAGAGAGAATTTAAAATGCATATAGGTCAGCAACAAAATGGATCTTTCATTCCTTTCATAAATATGAAGAGCAAGATTCAGCAGTCACCTGATGAGTATATATATCATGCATCACTAATGAGAGTGCTCTTTGTTGTTGCTGGAGGCAATacagtcattcattcacaatGAAACTTcttcacaaaaaataaagactttgtACCAAGACTGTGATGCCTTGTTCTTTACAGAGCATCGCTGCAGCACACAGCAAGATGCTGACCACAACCCACTGGACAGAAAACCTGTAATCGCCATCGCTCCCTGGAAACAAGCAGGCAAGAAGATCAAATCAGTTGTGGAAGGGTAAGGCTTAAAATGCAGGTTTCTGCAGtttctgaaaataaattaccaagaaGAGGCTCATTCATTTGCAGAAAGGGACAGCCATTTGTATTTGGTGCAGTATAATGGCGGACACGAAGAGCTGTACTTGTGTCAGGTACCTACCTCTGGAAAAAGCTTTGCAGTATGTGAGAAAAGAGAGCTGGAAGAACAGAGCGCACAAAAGATCTGCTCGGCCCACTATACCAGCCACCTTATTGAGAGGGAGGAacaagggagagaaagagcacgacaaagacagagacgattAGTTAAACTACCAAGATGCAGCATCCTTTCATTAATCATTGCACTTTGTATGAAACATTCAACATCCCATTCTGTTTCCATGTTTCCTCCAGTTTCGAATTGAAGCTCATTATAAAAGGGAGCGAAATCTCTCATTACTACCATGGCCTGTTGCCGTTTGTATTTTATACCGTGTGTGGGTACAGTAGGGTTGGCATCCTGGGGTTGCCTGCTTTGATACATACAGCAGGCCTAAGCCAACAGTGTGCCTGCCTCCCACCCCCCAGGTCTCCCCCAGTCCTTGACCTGCATGATTAAAGAGAATTGAGAGTTGGAATCGCTGCTTTCCAGCCAGGCTTTCCAGCCAGGCTTTCCAGCTAACACACATATGCTGGCAGGTCAGTAAGCATCCCAACAAAGCTAATAGTCAGGCCACGCTACCGCATGCACCTTGGCACTGCATTCCCTACCGGGATGGGGCTTTTGTTCTTGGCATGGATCCACTGCATTTTTAGTATTATAACCCTGAACCAGTCCGTCATGATTCACTGATCTTGGAAAAAGTGTGTTTCTCGTAGCCCAAATTCGGAACCAGTATAATTAATGTCTCCAGGCCTGTACGGACCCACAGCAGTAACAGTTCCTGACCTGGCCCAAGCTCAAAGCATGAACTGGAACTATTATATGGTccatatataaatatgtaaatgcaaTTTTCTTTTATCATATCAACTGTCATGCATCTGAGATTAGACACTGGTCACCCATATACTTAGTCTGTTCATTATTATGTTTTAAGAAACGTTAACTGAATTTTGAGGTTAATCAGGAAACGGATGCAGATTTTCGATAACCTTGCCACTTTCTTTAACTTTTAAATTACAGCTCCATCTGAATACTTTGTCAATATCGTGAAAAAATAAGCCAATCGATAATTTCTACCAAAATGCGGAAACTGATCCAGAAAATATACTGTGGGTATGAATCTGGTCTCAGTAGTATGAGGAAATGCTACCTATATGTAGCTGAGCTAACGCAGGTTTAGAATCATTCAAATGGATTTTGAGTATCTGTGAAAggtattattttttatcaactGAAAGTGTAAAATAGATCCAGATCTGACATGATGCAAACTCATTTGTCCATTTATAACTCACACACTAGTGATAAACACATGACTCCAGTATGGTACGTTTCTAGCATCAATAAATTGTGTAGTATTATTTAATTTGCCATGAGGCGGAAGTGAgaagatcatcatcatcatggtgaAACCAACATATTCTGTGCTGCGACACGGATGCAATGGCAACTCCTGAATGCTTTTACAATTGGTACACCAAATGAAACATGCCCACTGGAAGGAGAAGCCCACTGCTGAAGACTTGTTGCAGGAATCGGTTTTAACATGCCTGGTTTGGTTTCCGTGGCAGTGGCATTGTTGGAGGTTTATGCTCTCTGTGAGTTTTCTGCTTATTCAGCTGGGAAGTCCATTAAAAGTTATTAGAAGTCCAATAGATCTGAAATCTTAGTTGTATAacgggggtgggatttaataagttatcttcttcacactccttttcaagcactatataataaattatttgctatttcctgtgtacatggcatttggtgttttattttggagatatatttattattgggtttttttgccaaaatatggtttcttgtacatgAAAAggtactatttattttattttatttttattctgcttgtaataaacaataaactaaactaaactaaaatccGATGATCAAAATGTCAAAGGCATTCACTAAATATTTCTCTACTCCTGTACTTTAGTAATTACACTGGCAAGCATACATTTTTTAATCCCTGTATACTGTGtcagcattatttttttttgcactgataGCTTTAATTGATGCTGTTGTGCGAGATACACATGCAGAAATTCAGATGCACTTgacagaaaaagtaaaaaaataacttcCTCAACTTTACTCAACTTACACTTTCTGTGTGAATTGGGTGCGCAGCAAAGAAGAGTGCAGCAAGCAGAGAGGTCTTGGGCGCACGGTTCAGAATCCTCCCAGTCTCATCATAATCAAGTCCCCCAATCAATACAGCAAACACGTCAATCATAAGAGCAGATATGACAGCGTGAAGGATGATGTTTAGCACGTGGAAGCCAACAGGGTGCAGGCCTCCAGCCAAGAGGTAGTTCAgtctgaaacaggaagaggggTGAAACTTAATAgtatacacagtgtgtgtgggtaATAGTATTCTTTTGACAGACCAATGTGGTGATGCCCGTTTAAACAGGATTAACACCAGCCAGTTAATCAGAAACAGCATCTCTGCTATCATGGCATGATTTTAAAGTGTGAGGCCACATAGGACGTCTACCTGAATGTGAGAACAGTGAGCGGTCGGTAGGATTTGTGACTCGAGTTGCTA
This region of Brachionichthys hirsutus isolate HB-005 chromosome 12, CSIRO-AGI_Bhir_v1, whole genome shotgun sequence genomic DNA includes:
- the tmtc4 gene encoding protein O-mannosyl-transferase TMTC4; the protein is MVLSEVYWDGQIPMPKLSPVQAKVAVALVALLCFMNSYDGEFVFDDSEAIVNNKDLKPTTPLNNIWSNDFWGSNLSSNSSHKSYRPLTVLTFRLNYLLAGGLHPVGFHVLNIILHAVISALMIDVFAVLIGGLDYDETGRILNRAPKTSLLAALFFAAHPIHTESVAGIVGRADLLCALFFQLSFLTYCKAFSRGSDGDYRFSVQWVVVSILLCAAAMLCKEQGITVLGMNAAFDVLLICNVNVYELSQRLLLRKNPLNTSEILQTGLPTRLALMGLGGMSMLYARWRIMGTGPPAFTEVDNPASFEENIFLRIVNYNYYYSLNAWLLLCPWWLCFDWSMGCVPLIKSATDWRMVWLLLLWCILIGLISQALCSQDSQRRRTLTLGLVLLVVPFLPACNIFFRVGFVIAERVLYLSSAGYCLLLAYSLGHCCCRWSDHRNLLRVSALALLSVYVARCALRSNQWQSEQRLFTSALSVCPLNAKVHYNVGKNLADRGNATAAIGYYREAVRLHPSYVHAMNNLGNILKERNELIEAEQLLSKAVSIQPDFAAAWMNLGIVQNSLQKFEEAEHSYWNGIRFRKKYPDCYYNLGRLYADQNRHIDALNAWRNATMLKPEHSLAWNNMVILLDNTGNLDQAELIGREALRLLPNDHTIMFSLANVLGKLQKYKESEGFFLHALRLNPNAASCHGNLAVLYHRWGKLELAKKHYELSVKLDPEAPGTRDNYNMLLRKLDQLKHSTP